In the Halodesulfovibrio sp. genome, one interval contains:
- a CDS encoding MoxR family ATPase, with amino-acid sequence MRPSEITSALETLITVKQPVFIWGAPGVGKSQIVSQLAARHELDLIDVRAVLLDPVDLRGIPRIDDHGKTTWCAPSFLPTTGKGILFLDELNTAPPLVQAACYQLILDRKLGEYEMPEGWSIVAAGNRESDKAVTHRMPSALANRMVHLHFDADLDDWLSWADNNEIVPSLKAFLRFRPKLLHSFDPKKNDKAFPSPRSWEFVSTILAANPVAATRKALIAGAVGEGAAAEYLAFLTACDQLPSVEQVLAAPEAIELPDDPAVVYALCESVARKASDDVIPQIALLAARLPVEFSVLLMRDSAATSPSIVETPSFANWACANSDILV; translated from the coding sequence ATGAGACCATCCGAGATAACCTCTGCATTAGAAACACTTATTACCGTAAAACAGCCTGTTTTCATTTGGGGAGCGCCGGGAGTCGGCAAAAGCCAGATAGTATCCCAACTCGCTGCACGGCATGAACTCGACCTTATCGACGTTCGGGCAGTCCTTCTTGACCCAGTTGATCTTCGAGGCATTCCACGCATTGATGACCATGGCAAAACAACGTGGTGTGCCCCGTCTTTCCTGCCGACAACAGGTAAAGGCATTCTCTTTCTTGATGAACTTAATACTGCCCCACCGCTAGTTCAGGCAGCATGTTATCAACTTATTCTCGATAGAAAACTCGGCGAATATGAAATGCCGGAAGGCTGGAGCATAGTTGCAGCGGGTAACCGTGAATCCGATAAAGCTGTCACGCACAGAATGCCTTCCGCCCTTGCAAACCGCATGGTGCATTTACACTTTGATGCAGACCTTGATGACTGGCTGTCATGGGCAGACAACAATGAAATTGTCCCTTCGCTCAAAGCTTTTCTCCGTTTTCGCCCTAAGCTGCTACACTCATTTGATCCTAAAAAAAATGACAAGGCATTTCCTTCTCCTCGCTCATGGGAATTCGTTTCCACAATTCTTGCCGCCAACCCAGTAGCCGCTACACGAAAAGCACTCATCGCAGGGGCAGTCGGCGAAGGTGCTGCTGCGGAGTATCTTGCATTTCTTACAGCATGCGACCAGCTGCCAAGTGTTGAACAAGTGCTGGCTGCACCGGAAGCCATTGAGCTTCCCGATGATCCTGCTGTTGTCTATGCCCTTTGTGAATCAGTAGCCCGTAAAGCCTCGGATGATGTAATTCCCCAGATTGCGCTCCTTGCAGCACGACTTCCTGTAGAATTCAGTGTGCTGCTTATGCGCGATTCCGCAGCCACATCGCCATCCATTGTGGAGACTCCTTCCTTTGCTAACTGGGCATGCGCAAACAGTGACATTCTGGTCTAG
- a CDS encoding DUF6765 family protein, translated as MQLDMHFYGTYALARAAGIPQEDAYTIAYAAQYVDDSTKQDSKQHEDGGLLYGIATSHDGGQCVLNYHKDVHGSREEQRRVWVPFHFLPGAEGKDFEEQLLCKKNSKPAQEMMQNHLRLAAEKPYGLELLGIAAHVYMDTFSHFGFSGVSSSLNKIIDGSIKPLELKDPKMADYVLSKLGRFIKRYKLGSVISFFAEESTGSLGHGAVATFPDRPYLKWCFEYEYPHESTTSSLPIEAEQIEVRDNKVHFFEGCELLYHYFRGFAGARYPEPDVIPFEDIADDIKEIIATEDDCHGRIDKWRALSWKNTPVISQKIRYNKSDWENQKFDFDDSEESKHNISSNVYRFHQAAAYHRYYVLKDLLPAHGLAAY; from the coding sequence ATGCAATTAGACATGCATTTTTACGGCACATATGCTCTTGCCCGTGCTGCTGGCATCCCGCAAGAGGATGCATACACAATCGCATACGCTGCACAATATGTAGATGACTCAACAAAACAGGATAGCAAGCAACACGAAGATGGCGGTTTGCTCTACGGCATTGCTACCTCGCATGACGGTGGGCAGTGCGTCCTGAATTATCATAAAGACGTACATGGCTCCCGCGAAGAGCAACGCCGTGTATGGGTTCCTTTCCACTTTCTCCCCGGCGCAGAAGGAAAAGATTTCGAAGAACAACTTCTTTGCAAAAAGAACAGCAAGCCTGCGCAGGAAATGATGCAAAACCATCTTCGCCTAGCCGCAGAGAAACCATATGGGCTTGAACTGCTTGGAATTGCAGCCCACGTCTATATGGACACCTTTTCCCACTTTGGTTTTTCCGGCGTCAGTTCTTCGTTAAATAAAATTATCGACGGCAGTATTAAGCCGCTTGAATTAAAAGACCCTAAAATGGCAGACTATGTTCTTTCCAAACTAGGGCGCTTCATCAAGCGTTACAAACTGGGCAGTGTTATCAGCTTTTTTGCAGAAGAAAGCACAGGCAGCCTCGGGCATGGCGCAGTAGCCACATTCCCTGACCGCCCATATTTGAAATGGTGTTTTGAATATGAATACCCGCACGAAAGCACAACTTCCTCTCTTCCGATTGAGGCAGAACAAATAGAAGTGCGCGACAACAAAGTTCATTTCTTTGAAGGATGCGAACTCTTGTACCATTACTTTAGAGGCTTTGCCGGAGCACGATACCCAGAGCCGGATGTCATTCCATTTGAAGACATTGCCGATGACATCAAAGAAATCATCGCAACAGAAGATGATTGCCACGGAAGAATTGATAAATGGCGTGCCCTTTCGTGGAAAAATACGCCGGTAATTAGCCAAAAAATCCGGTATAATAAAAGCGACTGGGAGAATCAGAAATTTGACTTTGATGATTCTGAAGAATCAAAACATAATATTTCCAGTAACGTCTATCGATTCCATCAAGCGGCGGCTTACCATAGATACTATGTACTGAAAGACCTGCTGCCTGCACACGGCCTTGCCGCCTACTAG